The genome window CAAGTAttattttcaatttcaaaaggaAAAGTTTAATCTAACTCTCAAGGTCTGTCATTCTTAAAGAGACACAGAGTACATAGTTTTTCTGTCTAAAACTAAGAAGCTACCTAGATAGCAACCACAAATAGACTACATAGCAACCAACAACAGGCGTCCTCTTAACAAAAACAGCAAATATGGTAAACTAATATATTttgccaaaatatatttgaCTGGAATAAGGTGTAAAAACAAATGGGCTAAGCTGCGCAAATGTGTTTAACTCAACTACACTACAAATGGGCTAAACTACAAATGTGTTTAACTCAATTTTGCATGGCTGTGTCTCACTTGACGTAACTCAATATTAATGTGGGGATGTTTTAGCACAGTAGAGTACcaaatcaataataataaatgataTTTTCAATGAAACCTTGGCTAGATACCTCCTATTTGGAGGTACTTTACTGTGTTGTATTTCTTTGGTAGCTGGGGTGTGAACTGGGGAGATGAAGGCTACATCAAGATGTCCAGGAACAAGAACAACCAGTGTGGCATTGCATCTGCCAGTATTTTACCAAACGTGAAATGGTGAGTAGGTGTGAgtaacacatcacatcacatttgCATTCATCCATTTACCTGATGCTTTAATTAAAagtggggcagccatggcctactggttagcgcatcgtgtacacgcaaggcgtaaccaataacaaaacctcaccggtttcacaaaaaccggcaTCGTGTAGACGGCCCCTTGTACTTAAAGAGATTTACAAGTGAAGAATAATATTCAAACTACAGAGCAATGGGAGACCTGAGAATAAACTATAACATTTGTCCAAAGTGAGTGTGAAATCACACACAGTGCTGGGATAACAACCTTCATttgctcttctgtctttctcccagATACCGTCAAGATCGGACAGGAATCCAGACGGAGTTATAAAGAATGAATATACTTTATTGAGCAATCATTACCGTGCCACATGGACCATGCAATTCTGGTACAATTATGTACCAGACATCTAATTTGAACATTCTCATAAATATGCCTTTGaattatttgaatttgaattcttGCTGAAGACATTAAAGAGGTGTTTGTAAAAGCAATGCAAAATGGTGAAATATTATTCTTGCAGTGTAACCAGGTATAAAGAGCTGTAGCATGGTGAAGTGTCTATGTTATTATGGGCTCCTCATAGCCTACTGCAGGAACTTCTATTGGATTGACTGGGCCACCCCAAAGTCAGAGGCCCAATATTTCTGAATAATCACCGATGCAAAAAATGACAACACATTTTTACCGGTTTTATGCCTCTAACACACATCTCATCATACCATtctgctcggggagcagtgaggggttaggtgccttgctcaagggcacttcagctgtggatgtgggcatgagaGAGCAATGCTCTTCCCCGCCAACATTTTTcttactggtcggggcttgaaCTGGTAATCCTTCGGTtcccaagcccgaagccctaaccagtaggccacggctgccccacaataTTCTATAAAACCAATGAGACTGTGGGACAAACTTTTAATGATTGAATCGTCAGTTTgatcaggctaggaataatactttTTAAGATATGAATGTCCTaacatggcctccaagataaGGCCTTTTAGAGAGTGTAAACAATCAAGGGCAAAAAGACTATGAAAACAATAGaattgaacaaaaatattttacaggttttAGATATGGAACCTAAAAATTGTGTAGACAAACTTTGAGGAAAATCAGAGTCGGTGctgcaaccattttcctggattttgtctgatttgacacagaacGGCCCAATTAATGTACTACCGGTATTTGTTCTGTTCGGTATTTGTTCTGTCGGTACGATACTGACCAGGCTGACACACCATTCCTCACTAATAGAACAGAGGAGCTCAGCAGGGAATGGAATAGAACTCTATGTTCTAGTCTAAGGGTGACATTTTTGGGATCCCTACTCTGGAATTGGTACACAATGGAGATctgcacacacagcaacatCATGACACTTTGATTCATGACAAGGTCTCATGACataactaacaaacaaacatcacagGAAAGATCGTCTCTGTAACATCCGTACTAACCCCAACCCAGAGGGGCGAGAAAAACAACACTGGATTGCTTttgtatttacaaatgtacatactgtaattacacttatatATAGCcttattctactgctcttcatactatccatcctgcacatacacttattcttaataCTCTTAGTATTCTTAATACTCAAAGTGTTTTTAGTTGGCGGTTTCGCCAACTCAGTTGCAGTAAGGACAGATATAAGAAAATGTTCTTACCCACAGCAATAGCACTGTACAACAACTCTCCTTTGAGTAGAGAGAGACGACTTATCTTTTAATCTTTTATATCTAACATGGAGGCAATTGTCTTGATTATGTCTTACTAGGCAGTTACACTTTGGTACTTGGATGTGTATGGTACCTTGACAGCTATGAAAGTaattttttgtttatgtatgtggacTATGTGTGCTTGCTGTATGTTCTTAAGGCTGCTGAAACAACTGAATTTCCCTTTGGTAGGAATTTCAcagcggccacgacggccatggccgtcgtagccccttgcattggccgtgaggcccctttgaaaatcagaggtttacaggccacggtggccttggtgcccccttctttcaatattctgctttgcgtcctactaatagcgatttttatttagcctgtggcctgtcaaaataatcttagcattcacagcgcaaattaatttagtcttttacgcagtggagaaagtgacagcgcaagaaagaaagtgcgtccaaattcaccctttttcagttgaactactcgcgaagtagcctattcatcacacagacatcacaagtatcacatgaaagagctttttctcaccttttaaacgatgttagccgataattgctgtgttgaacggttcgcgagaaaagtaaataatataattcaatttaatcatacattctactgaaggttttgcgtcccatgatctccctacccattcatctcggtggaatactttacgaacccttcttttaacacatgacaaaccatatatcagaataaacaggagaccttaccgaacataaaggtgtaaagcagtcccctgtacagagtaatccagttttgaatttgcagtaaagttcgacatacatggatgtctccaaattttggCTTTTAcactgttccacatgatttcataacgggccaaatacaaaataaatgttacaaatatcgcctagatattggtaaatcagaggacagctgactaagagtttgtgaaagtagccttaatgatcacaaaatgctaagcatgcatctaggctatttgagtttcttaaagctgagctgtgcttaaattgttcaatacatgatttcataacaggccaaatataaaataaatgttatatatagcctatatatctgtaaatattagatgatcagatgatttacagttctatgtaatatgtcatgtttcatgtttttgtaatgtttcatacagtgatgcaggtctactgcagcgaataggctaaatacaactttgatcatttttatagcctactactgtaaagttaactttggccttggggccctgacatgtggcctttgtgccccccaccaaatatgcccaactgaaggccaagtggccttgcccccagaatggtgaaattccaagcctgctttgggataattaaagtatatctatctatctattataaTGTTATTGTTTCtacactacaatggtactgttaccacactgcacacactgtaGCTGTacctgtacatactgtacatatctgtctatatggttcatactgaatgtccatatttattctgttttcttcataatatattctgttacagtaatacactgcatatatctatattattcttactactattatattgttactgctactacattgcacatatctgtatgttgttcatacattgttcatatcacatagccatatttattttgcttttatgtaactgctaatacactgcacatagttacagtatatctaatttatattactctaaaccttCTTCTGTAAACCTActgcatactactgtctacactgcactatatttcttgtcctgacTATGCATCACCTGTCTAAACgttatatcacattgcacttttctgcttttttgcacttctggttagacacaaactgcattccGTTGGCTTTGTACTtatactctgcacaatgacaataaagttgaatctaatctaatataaaTGTTTATACTGGAGCAACTTGTAATATCAAGTATTAATGTTTACATTGCTTCATCTGACATTCATTCAGAAGACAACCTCCGAGGAAATGGACATAATGTGATCCTATAGAAATTTAGCTTCAAATTAGATATGTCTATCATATTGTTATGGACTAGCTGTGGACTAAAAGTTCAAATCTGAATCATgtatgaaaacacacaaacaggggtTGTGTTGCTTAACTATGACCTGCTGTCACCACATGTTCACTGAGGGAAGGCACCTTATGACAGGAAAGGGAACATTCACTCAGACTAAAATCTGAACAGAAAGTGGAAAAGATGTGAATGTCCTTCAGTCTACTCTGGACAAGGTTTGTACTGCTTAACTAGACCTGTCACCACACGTATTCTGAGGGAAGTCACTTTCTGACCGTAATAAGATAGCTTTCAATCTGACTCAATCAAGAAGTGGAGCAGATGTGAATTTCCTTAACttcagccagacacacacacacacacacacacacagagagagagagagagagacactcagaTGTGCATACGCAAACATTTTTGAAATCATATTTTGTTACTAGTAAGTGGTTTTAGGCTAAGACACATtcttgtaaaacacacacacacacacacacacacacacacacacacacttattcaggTTTAACTTGAaacactttcactttcactgtttTTCTTGTATGGCAGTGTTCCAGGTCTCTTTGTCACAGTCAGGTCTTCCAGCCAGAACTGAAAGTTGTGGTCACGTGGACGCTGCTCAGAGCAAAAGGGAAGTTCACAGATCCTCTTGAGTCATTTGTCACCGGGCAGGGGAGGCAGTGATTTCGCACTTTAGTCAGTCAAACTGTACCTAATCATCGTCTAAGAAGGATTCACTTTCAAACAGGTAAATGGATTCACTTCATTttctcttagacacacacacacatacacacacacacacgtacacacacacgcacacacacacacacacacacacatgtacacgtacacacacacacacacacacacattctccactccactcacatccagCCTTGTATGAGGTGTTGAACTGCAGGCTGGTTTAACAATCTGTTAACAATCTCCCTCATGTAGTTTGTGTATGTCCAGCATGAAGCTGTTGATCATCGCAGCTGCCTCTCTGGCAGTGGTGAGCTGTGCCAGCCTCTCTCTGGAGGACCTGGAGTTCCACGCATGGAAACTCAAGTTTGGTGAGGGAAATGTTAGTGGGTTTATGATCATTACTACATGGTACATTCTACCTTCAAATTTTCTTGTGTTTTGTTGATCTTAGTGTgcatttctgccatttatttttattctatACTTTCTGTACAATCAACTGTGTGGGATGTTCTGTCTGTCAGTGCCTTTGTCCACCTCTGTCTAGTGTAGCAAGTCCATGTGTAAGACTGTCTGTCTCCTCGGTCTGCTATAGAATGACTGGTGcttttgttgatgttgatgtctgCTATAGAATGACTTtggtgtttttgttgatgtctgCTATAGAATTACTTTGGTGcttttgttgatgttgatgtctgCTATAGAATTACTTGTTGTTATTATGTTGATGTTTATAGTTCTTAACAGACGATTTTATCTGAAGTCAAGTTTAATATGTGTCGTTGTGGCCAAAGAGGAATGTTTAGCTTTCTCAGTAAGTAATCCCAGCACAGAGAAAAATTCAGCTTTCTCTACTACAGTAAATAATCCctgctcagagacacagaaaagtATCTTTGCCCTGTAGGTAAGGTGTACAGGACCCCTGAGGAGGAGGCCCAGCGCAAAGACATCTGGCTCTCCACCCGCCGCAGGGTTCTGACCCACAACATCCTGGCTGACCAGGGCATCAAGACCTACCGCATGGGCATGAACCACTTCTCCGACATGGTAGGATGGCTTACTAGTAAAGGAGCactttatagaccctttcaagagagttccattatcagcatcatagttggccccacaaggcttccgttttaacattccatatgttatcttaatgcacaggaagtagattgggaaccaaatagaacgttcaagccatagacagtaaaagaaatggacgaacagactccgtcgttttcaatgggagggcactgagtcaaatagaactatttttcagttggtccccccagtactgcgcagactcacacttaacttcgtgacgttagccatcgaactgaatcttgtactcatatgatagatacacagaaattcttctcacacttccttcgccttcaaagttaaacatttatttctgtattattattaatatcatcctcaccaagtcgtgttaatgttgaagctaccatacatgatcatcttcaaaaacagtcaacaaaacaaaaaagttatagccttgaagctaatcttctttccacttttccgacctacggtcaatccatcgaaaacctctgtaatgattagtgccgtttaaaaaaaaaaataggtttacttttttattattattaggttgcctctgtgtaatgctttaccttaacatacggtcgtgtataggttttgcttatgagttaccgtcatagacagtaaggtggactgagcttcttatccaaacaatacggttatctccctacggcgcgaaagagagattacgtcaaagctagcttccctccaaccgaacaagctaaccattcttcttacggttAACCAACGTTatggacgaggtagtggagtctgttttgcctttgtagtgtttatgtggattacacagaagctacaatatcggcacaggatatatgttatatgaagttatggtatttcaaaaaaatcctagaatgaatggacttctatgggagttagcagagaggtggtccctccagcctacgtcgattcttttacttccgggaattcgcctgcccccttggttcaagcattgtttttgtttttattgttgaaagcaaagattctagaacagagctctgttctagaatctttggttgaaagggtctataaaagaattgcagtttgtttctattggccgatcccaagcccctcctCCAATTGTTGCTATAGTTGCTAGGTGGGTCAAACATTACTGGAGCTGGCTAGAACTGCATGTTATCTGCTGTGCTAGCATATTGGCCAAGAGATGAGGCTTCTCCATGTTGTGTATTTATCTGTGACCTCTCTGTCACCTCCAATTTAAGTTTATTATGACCATCCACCTCGATGAATGGTTTCTGGCCGAAACTTATGCCTTTGTTTCCCAATAGCTGGTCAATCAGAGCCATGTAATATCACTTGGACTGGTGATAAGCAGAGATTAGCTATTAGCAGTGATTAGCCATTAGCAGCGATTAGCTATTAGCAGCTATTAGCTATTAGCAGTGATTATATATCTAAGCCTGACGGCTGAAGTTGTCCGAGCTTGTGCGGCTGGTGTTAAACTGTTATTGGCTTATTTGCGGTacattcctctgtctctcccagaCCAGGGAGGAGCATCATAACACTGTCCTCCTAAGAAGCACGATCCTTTCCAATGAGACCAAAGCCACACGCCAGCGAGGGGCTTCCCCTTCAAGACAGACAGGGGGCACTAAGCTTCCCAGTTCATTTGACTGGAGAAAAATGGGCTGCGTGACTGGCGTCAAAAATCAGGGCCCATGTGGGTCCTGCTGGGCCTTCAGTACAGTAAGTTAcaggcatgtgtgcatgtgcatgtgtaagcgtgtgtgtgtgtgtgtgtgtgtgtctgtctgtctcagagGTTATGTTTTTCTACCTGATTACTAGAACAATGGATAACTTGAGGTCTGTATGGCCATAATGTCTCGTGTCTTTTCCTCGTCAGACAGGTGCGCTGGAGTCCCACACCTGTATCAAACATGGCCGCCTCCCCTCTCTGAGTGAGCAGCAGCTGGTGGATTGCTCTGGGTCCTATGGGACCAAGGGCTGCCATGGGGGATGGATGTACGATGCCTTTAACTACATACAGGCTAATGGCGGAATAGACACCGAGGATGCTTATCCCTATGAGGGACAGGTAGGCTACCGATCGCTCATTTGTTTCAGAATGTTCACTTTTCACTATCAGAATGTTCATTCTCCAAATGTAATTTCATATTTGCGGTTCATTTGTGGTGCTGATTATAGAATGGATACAGTActacccagtaaacaaaatggcgacgtcccctaaagatcccctggcgaacgtcacctcctcgacattgtgtagggttccctttacgtcccgcggacctctgttcgggaggtctaaaagacatccacgagactttgagaggacgtcctgtaatggtcaccgcg of Alosa sapidissima isolate fAloSap1 chromosome 1, fAloSap1.pri, whole genome shotgun sequence contains these proteins:
- the LOC121721464 gene encoding procathepsin L-like isoform X1; protein product: MSSMKLLIIAAASLAVVSCASLSLEDLEFHAWKLKFGKVYRTPEEEAQRKDIWLSTRRRVLTHNILADQGIKTYRMGMNHFSDMTREEHHNTVLLRSTILSNETKATRQRGASPSRQTGGTKLPSSFDWRKMGCVTGVKNQGPCGSCWAFSTTGALESHTCIKHGRLPSLSEQQLVDCSGSYGTKGCHGGWMYDAFNYIQANGGIDTEDAYPYEGQDLPCRFKPSGVGATCTGYVTVTPGDELSLQDTVASVGPVAVAIDVYNDFWAYESGVYNEPSCKETNLLHAMLVVGYGTQDGQDYWLVKNSWDSSWGEEGYIKMSRNKANQCDIASYAFYPQV
- the LOC121721464 gene encoding procathepsin L-like isoform X2; amino-acid sequence: MKLLIIAAASLAVVSCASLSLEDLEFHAWKLKFGKVYRTPEEEAQRKDIWLSTRRRVLTHNILADQGIKTYRMGMNHFSDMTREEHHNTVLLRSTILSNETKATRQRGASPSRQTGGTKLPSSFDWRKMGCVTGVKNQGPCGSCWAFSTTGALESHTCIKHGRLPSLSEQQLVDCSGSYGTKGCHGGWMYDAFNYIQANGGIDTEDAYPYEGQDLPCRFKPSGVGATCTGYVTVTPGDELSLQDTVASVGPVAVAIDVYNDFWAYESGVYNEPSCKETNLLHAMLVVGYGTQDGQDYWLVKNSWDSSWGEEGYIKMSRNKANQCDIASYAFYPQV